A single window of Methanofastidiosum sp. DNA harbors:
- a CDS encoding right-handed parallel beta-helix repeat-containing protein: protein MKKIKSIIIGILLIISILAIINPVSADTINVNPGTGTLQDAVASASSGDTLFLNPGTYIVTSQIILDKNLTLVGSSKEAVIIKPSFNAIAGGDGRAWILVNQDKTVTFKNITFDGDYPNYNIEIGLYFQGSGTVENCAFKNIQHNPIVLDGSGNVIDSETRGRAISMYSPPADHTTSNTVNVKNNTFSNIGRIGVFVGTDSMANIEGNTYTGKGPGVPNTKDPRISFTDYGIEVGNGGKAIIKGNTITKCQGTWWGYSSAGIYVHTFYGEGSQVSITDNVIKGNYNGIEVEEAQDPVTIVVVANYNDIIDNDEFGIVSTFRPDIGPAKVPSIVDGRFNWWGTNAGPGSKQNKVSDGVNYYPWSKNFQGQIQSILSIIKNNYRKNHIEEEQ from the coding sequence TTGAAAAAAATTAAATCTATAATCATAGGAATTTTATTAATAATATCTATATTGGCTATAATTAACCCTGTTAGCGCAGATACTATCAATGTAAACCCTGGCACTGGAACTTTACAAGATGCCGTTGCGTCTGCCTCTTCAGGGGATACCTTATTTTTGAATCCTGGAACCTATATAGTTACAAGCCAAATTATACTTGATAAAAATTTAACTCTAGTTGGATCAAGTAAAGAGGCTGTTATTATAAAACCCAGTTTTAATGCAATTGCAGGGGGAGATGGAAGAGCATGGATTTTAGTGAATCAAGACAAAACTGTTACCTTTAAAAATATCACATTTGACGGCGACTATCCAAATTATAATATTGAGATAGGCCTTTATTTCCAAGGTTCTGGAACAGTTGAAAACTGTGCCTTTAAAAATATTCAACACAATCCTATTGTTTTAGATGGTAGTGGCAATGTTATCGACTCAGAAACTAGAGGGCGAGCAATAAGTATGTATTCCCCTCCTGCCGACCATACAACATCAAACACAGTAAATGTCAAGAACAATACTTTTTCAAACATAGGCAGAATTGGGGTATTTGTGGGAACCGATAGCATGGCCAATATAGAAGGCAACACATATACAGGCAAAGGTCCTGGAGTACCAAATACTAAAGACCCTAGAATTTCTTTCACCGACTATGGAATTGAAGTTGGAAACGGGGGAAAAGCTATTATTAAAGGAAATACCATTACAAAATGCCAAGGTACATGGTGGGGTTATAGTTCAGCTGGCATATATGTCCACACATTCTACGGAGAGGGTTCACAAGTATCCATAACTGACAATGTAATTAAAGGAAACTATAATGGAATTGAAGTTGAAGAGGCTCAAGATCCAGTTACTATAGTAGTCGTAGCAAACTACAACGACATAATAGATAACGATGAATTTGGTATCGTCTCGACATTTCGCCCAGATATTGGTCCCGCAAAAGTTCCATCAATAGTTGACGGCAGATTTAATTGGTGGGGTACAAACGCAGGACCAGGCTCTAAACAGAACAAGGTGTCAGATGGTGTTAATTATTATCCGTGGAGCAAAAATTTTCAAGGTCAAATACAGTCAATACTATCAATTATAAAAAATAATTATAGGAAAAATCACATTGAAGAAGAACAATGA